The DNA region TATCGTTTGCCAGCCGTCTTGTGGATGATGTTTTTGTCGTAATAGTAGCGCAGTCCGCGACTCAGCTTCTCGTAGTTCATCTTGGGTTTGTTTTTACGTATGCCCCAACGACGAGCCACCTGATTGAAAAAGATAAGTGTAAGTTAGGCAATCAAATGTATGTAGTTATATTACGAATGGACTTACCTCATCGGGATCGGTTAGCTTGAACTCCCAGCCATCGCCGGTCCACGAGATAAAGCTCTGGCACGTCTTGTCCAGCAGCAACTCCAGCAGGAATTGCCACAGTTGAATGGGACCCGAACCCGTGAAGCACGGCACACCGCCCTGCGTCGTATAGCCGCCCAGCAGGCCCTTATCCAGGCCCAAGGTGCTCATATACGCTGCCGGATGCTGGTGGGCATGTGCTGCTCCCCACTGATCCATGGCCGTGGGCTGGGGACCCATCGACTGAAAGGGTTGGGCATCATAGGGCGTAAATTCCGGCGGATAAGCATCGTGGAATCGACTCCTGCCGCCGTAAGTGCCATAGAACTCCGAGCTGCTGTCCATGTAACCGTTGCTGTTCCCGGTGCTTCCACCGCTGGCTCCACCACTGCCATTTCCCCCGCTCGATTGCTGACTCTGGTGATCCTGCGCCGAGATCGTGCTGTGATAATCACTTTCatcaccaccgccgccgcccgAACTCCTACCGCCGGTTGgcccactgccactgccaccaccATAGGCGGCCAGGTGGGCGGGCAAACCGTAACTACTGAGATCCGTGGGATCGTTCTGGCTATTACTGCCGCCATAGCCGCCAAGATTACCATTCTGGGTGCCGGGCTCCTCTTTGAGGTGATGTTGGAAgatcgccgccgccgccatGGTGGCCATGTAGttaatattgttattgttattattgttgttattgctgcccGCATTCGCATTGTTGCTGCcaccgctgttgttgttgttgttgctgctgctgtttgtgttgttgctgctggtggtggtgttgttgttgttgttttcgttgttgctCTGCTGGACAGCGGGCGGTAACATGgagttattattgttgttgttgttgttgctgctggcgctgccgctgccattgACAGTGGGCTGCtgcgattgctgctgctgcggggGCGGGCTGCTGTTGATGCGGTCGTgtgtgttgctggtgttgtaGCCTGCAAGCGATACGAAATAAGAGATGGTAATTGGATTAGACATTgttatggatatggatatggatatgggtACGGGTATGAGTATAATCAGTGGCCGTCAATCCACTTACGACATGTAATAAGTATTTAGAAAATCAAAGCAGTTCAGTTGGAAGACccatatttacattttaagtAAACTCAGTAAAGGATCCAATtcattttagtttatttactCATATGAAAATCGAAATTCGAAGAACTTTTCAATAATATTACTTGGAATTGATAACTATAATAATTCTATAatattctcttttttttatatcagGGAAGACCGAGTTATACATTGAGATATAAGATATAATAGTTT from Drosophila santomea strain STO CAGO 1482 chromosome 3R, Prin_Dsan_1.1, whole genome shotgun sequence includes:
- the LOC120451531 gene encoding ETS-like protein pointed isoform X2; translated protein: MTNEWIDWNDSRMLPPLRSANYNHHHQTFLPNNYQCFTGKFHLKGQKLQQLTTNHSKLKEVPTALPPLTPGTNRKVNEVLKASFASWEKEVQKYNITKDPREWTEEHVIYWLNWAKNEFSLVSMNLDPFYKMKGRDMVDLGKEKFLAITPAFTGDILWEHLDILQKDCEKPNEDIVHGNSFESVTTASVCGSDHQVAIYPTEPPANSNNSSINSRLSMDYVTSAGNSDNKNFHRATPHSHSHNGYNTSNTHDRINSSPPPQQQQSQQPTVNGSGSASSNNNNNNNNSMLPPAVQQSNNENNNNNTTTSSNNTNSSSNNNNNSGGSNNANAGSNNNNNNNNNINYMATMAAAAIFQHHLKEEPGTQNGNLGGYGGSNSQNDPTDLSSYGLPAHLAAYGGGSGSGPTGGRSSGGGGGDESDYHSTISAQDHQSQQSSGGNGSGGASGGSTGNSNGYMDSSSEFYGTYGGRSRFHDAYPPEFTPYDAQPFQSMGPQPTAMDQWGAAHAHQHPAAYMSTLGLDKGLLGGYTTQGGVPCFTGSGPIQLWQFLLELLLDKTCQSFISWTGDGWEFKLTDPDEVARRWGIRKNKPKMNYEKLSRGLRYYYDKNIIHKTAGKRYVYRFVCDLQNLVGHTPEELVAKYDLKIEKKDVD
- the LOC120451531 gene encoding ETS-like protein pointed isoform X1; the encoded protein is MELAICKTDLSATKFMLPPALPTSATIGSTSAVASTASHFLGKATHEFIHLNAINGHLFKSPGSSHHNSLGSPQSILSQLNGIGNSSSHSGQVSTMRLKKNRKVTFLSSLVESKNIFIKEEPIHGCKDLCSLSDISDQEASLEVPTALPPLTPGTNRKVNEVLKASFASWEKEVQKYNITKDPREWTEEHVIYWLNWAKNEFSLVSMNLDPFYKMKGRDMVDLGKEKFLAITPAFTGDILWEHLDILQKDCEKPNEDIVHGNSFESVTTASVCGSDHQVAIYPTEPPANSNNSSINSRLSMDYVTSAGNSDNKNFHRATPHSHSHNGYNTSNTHDRINSSPPPQQQQSQQPTVNGSGSASSNNNNNNNNSMLPPAVQQSNNENNNNNTTTSSNNTNSSSNNNNNSGGSNNANAGSNNNNNNNNNINYMATMAAAAIFQHHLKEEPGTQNGNLGGYGGSNSQNDPTDLSSYGLPAHLAAYGGGSGSGPTGGRSSGGGGGDESDYHSTISAQDHQSQQSSGGNGSGGASGGSTGNSNGYMDSSSEFYGTYGGRSRFHDAYPPEFTPYDAQPFQSMGPQPTAMDQWGAAHAHQHPAAYMSTLGLDKGLLGGYTTQGGVPCFTGSGPIQLWQFLLELLLDKTCQSFISWTGDGWEFKLTDPDEVARRWGIRKNKPKMNYEKLSRGLRYYYDKNIIHKTAGKRYVYRFVCDLQNLVGHTPEELVAKYDLKIEKKDVD
- the LOC120451531 gene encoding ETS-like protein pointed isoform X3; this translates as MPPSAFLVNASIISAANALDSDKEQQLQEHLNQSHFTTNTTSSSNNNNNCHTAPNYNMVLQSYENYPSYHLAQHHHHHHHHSHHSHPHHQLTQQPGLHSHHTMQQQQQQQQQQQQSLLLQQQQHSHQQQQQQHGYGSSAAQLPHHRLSGGSTGSTTTTSSGSSSSGSTSSASSQGFATAGSATANNLVGALSSSTAASLGLGYFNDMAPFVGDANAYYTDSDVNFFSSGYNTSNTHDRINSSPPPQQQQSQQPTVNGSGSASSNNNNNNNNSMLPPAVQQSNNENNNNNTTTSSNNTNSSSNNNNNSGGSNNANAGSNNNNNNNNNINYMATMAAAAIFQHHLKEEPGTQNGNLGGYGGSNSQNDPTDLSSYGLPAHLAAYGGGSGSGPTGGRSSGGGGGDESDYHSTISAQDHQSQQSSGGNGSGGASGGSTGNSNGYMDSSSEFYGTYGGRSRFHDAYPPEFTPYDAQPFQSMGPQPTAMDQWGAAHAHQHPAAYMSTLGLDKGLLGGYTTQGGVPCFTGSGPIQLWQFLLELLLDKTCQSFISWTGDGWEFKLTDPDEVARRWGIRKNKPKMNYEKLSRGLRYYYDKNIIHKTAGKRYVYRFVCDLQNLVGHTPEELVAKYDLKIEKKDVD